A region from the Stygiolobus caldivivus genome encodes:
- a CDS encoding precorrin-8X methylmutase — MRSAIIMITHGSRRHTFVEDMQKLATYLEEKLEVPVFLSHNEYTEPNWRNILLDLSDKGFDHFVFALAFLGRGNHVARDIMGEVGASEFYQWTKTKYKDRDINVYFTRPLADSELVKLALFYRVKGAFQTGEEPDYIEDPEEIEERTMNMIREKVKEELKVEGEELEVVSRAVFASGNLELAKHVVISPGAITSGVEALRAEMPILTDVKMVMAGIRWKKVENYLDSSAELAKKLKITRTAANIRMGLTSPKIVVIGNAPTALVEVLRVQRENSLEVPLVVATPPGFTNAVESKEELIKSGLPSIVVRGTYGGSSIAVAIINELIRVSMK; from the coding sequence TTGAGATCCGCGATTATCATGATAACCCACGGGTCAAGGAGACATACATTTGTAGAAGATATGCAGAAATTAGCTACATACCTTGAGGAAAAACTGGAAGTCCCAGTATTTCTATCCCATAACGAGTATACGGAACCCAACTGGAGGAATATCCTGCTCGACCTCTCCGATAAAGGATTTGACCATTTTGTCTTTGCATTAGCTTTTCTGGGCAGGGGAAACCACGTAGCTAGGGACATAATGGGTGAAGTAGGCGCCTCAGAGTTTTACCAGTGGACCAAGACAAAGTACAAGGATAGGGACATAAATGTGTATTTTACCCGCCCGTTAGCGGACTCGGAGCTCGTTAAATTAGCCCTATTTTATAGAGTTAAAGGCGCTTTTCAGACGGGAGAAGAACCCGATTATATTGAAGACCCTGAAGAAATAGAGGAAAGGACTATGAACATGATAAGGGAAAAAGTTAAAGAAGAGCTGAAGGTCGAAGGGGAAGAATTAGAAGTCGTCAGTAGGGCTGTATTTGCGAGCGGGAACTTGGAATTGGCTAAGCACGTAGTCATATCACCGGGCGCGATTACAAGCGGGGTCGAAGCACTGAGAGCTGAAATGCCCATCCTTACGGACGTAAAGATGGTCATGGCAGGGATAAGGTGGAAAAAAGTGGAAAACTACCTCGATTCTTCGGCTGAGCTCGCTAAAAAACTTAAAATAACTAGGACAGCCGCAAACATCAGGATGGGGTTGACCTCGCCTAAAATCGTAGTGATAGGCAACGCACCGACAGCACTGGTCGAAGTATTGAGGGTACAGAGGGAAAACTCACTGGAGGTCCCTCTCGTCGTCGCGACGCCACCAGGTTTTACAAATGCGGTTGAGTCGAAGGAAGAGCTTATAAAGAGTGGCCTCCCTTCTATAGTAGTTAGGGGGACTTACGGCGGTAGTAGTATAGCCGTTGCAATTATTAATGAGTTAATCAGGGTGTCTATGAAATGA
- a CDS encoding precorrin-3B C(17)-methyltransferase has product MKGKLFIVGTGPGAPPVRTFRMVEAIKQSDVIVAYTTYAKLVGDLVDGKEVITARMKEELLRARVAIQKALEGKTVSLISSGDPQVYGMASPALEMMCKNNVDLDVEIVPGVTAALAASARLGSPLAMDFASISLSDLLVPAEEILHRVRKAVEGDFVIALYNPINKPLLEKAMSIIAEWRKPETPIGIVKSAYREDEEVVVTTLSDWKKYEGIINMITTIIVGNSRSYICNGKIITPRGYDRRYNFELNNNS; this is encoded by the coding sequence ATGAAGGGTAAACTATTTATAGTGGGTACCGGCCCCGGTGCACCCCCAGTAAGGACATTCAGGATGGTCGAAGCCATAAAACAGAGCGACGTAATAGTCGCCTACACTACTTATGCTAAATTAGTCGGTGACCTGGTTGACGGTAAAGAAGTGATCACGGCTAGGATGAAAGAGGAACTACTCAGGGCCAGGGTGGCTATCCAGAAAGCGTTAGAAGGTAAGACAGTTTCTTTGATCTCCAGTGGCGACCCACAAGTTTACGGTATGGCAAGCCCGGCCTTGGAGATGATGTGCAAAAATAACGTGGACTTAGACGTGGAAATCGTACCGGGAGTAACTGCTGCGTTAGCGGCATCAGCCAGGTTGGGTTCTCCTCTGGCTATGGACTTTGCCTCAATAAGCTTAAGCGACCTATTAGTCCCAGCTGAAGAGATCCTCCATAGAGTCAGGAAGGCGGTTGAAGGGGACTTTGTGATAGCCCTCTACAACCCTATAAATAAACCTCTGCTGGAGAAGGCTATGAGTATAATTGCAGAGTGGAGGAAGCCAGAAACACCTATAGGTATAGTGAAAAGTGCATATAGAGAAGATGAAGAAGTTGTGGTCACTACATTATCGGACTGGAAGAAATATGAGGGGATTATAAACATGATAACTACTATTATTGTAGGTAATTCAAGGAGCTACATCTGCAACGGGAAAATTATTACCCCAAGGGGTTACGATAGGAGGTATAACTTTGAGCTTAATAACAACTCTTAA
- the cbiD gene encoding cobalt-precorrin-5B (C(1))-methyltransferase CbiD: MSLITTLKRFGITTGGAAAAASKASVIFLVRGETPKSVTIPTPIGLRLEIPVEKYAKKEEKYCATVRKFAGDNPDVLDGLEITSCSRRSESLKVIGGDGIGIITRPGLRGEVGSKSISPTALSMIIEAVKEVVSEGVEVEITVPNGKVIARNTMNPSIGINDGISILGTTGIEYPVSDEDYMDHLRAEICVIRHAGSKKLVIAPGNVSFDFASKRYGDIVVKIGDRVGDTIKLAEELGFEHVVLVSLPGKLVKVAAGLMNTHNKYGDARVETITFASVLADIDHEKIKRVAGSLTVSEALTYLDEGEKVKVMKVIAERALKRIRALSKVKVGIIALSENGKVISEVGDL, from the coding sequence TTGAGCTTAATAACAACTCTTAAACGGTTTGGGATAACTACTGGGGGAGCTGCGGCTGCGGCTTCCAAAGCATCCGTGATTTTCCTCGTCAGAGGGGAGACCCCTAAGAGTGTTACAATCCCTACTCCTATAGGTCTAAGGCTTGAGATCCCAGTAGAGAAGTACGCTAAGAAAGAGGAAAAATACTGTGCTACGGTGAGGAAGTTTGCCGGAGATAACCCTGATGTGCTAGACGGGCTAGAGATCACGTCCTGTTCGAGGAGGAGCGAGTCCCTCAAGGTCATAGGGGGTGACGGTATAGGTATCATTACTAGGCCGGGCCTTAGGGGAGAAGTAGGGAGTAAATCCATAAGTCCTACAGCATTATCGATGATTATAGAAGCTGTTAAGGAAGTAGTAAGTGAAGGGGTCGAAGTAGAGATAACAGTCCCGAACGGAAAAGTAATAGCCCGTAATACTATGAACCCTTCTATAGGGATTAATGACGGTATATCGATTTTGGGGACAACCGGGATTGAATACCCTGTCAGTGATGAAGATTATATGGATCATTTAAGGGCTGAAATCTGTGTTATAAGGCACGCGGGGAGTAAGAAGTTAGTGATCGCGCCGGGGAATGTAAGCTTTGACTTCGCTTCAAAAAGGTACGGCGATATAGTAGTTAAAATAGGAGATAGAGTAGGCGATACAATAAAACTTGCTGAGGAACTGGGTTTTGAACACGTAGTGTTAGTTAGTCTTCCAGGCAAATTGGTAAAAGTGGCAGCAGGTCTGATGAACACCCATAATAAGTATGGAGATGCTAGAGTCGAGACTATAACATTTGCTTCAGTACTGGCTGATATTGACCATGAAAAAATTAAGAGAGTAGCTGGATCTCTAACGGTCTCCGAAGCGTTAACTTACTTAGATGAAGGGGAAAAGGTTAAGGTTATGAAAGTAATAGCTGAAAGGGCCCTAAAGAGGATAAGGGCCTTATCTAAGGTCAAAGTGGGTATAATAGCACTGTCGGAAAACGGTAAAGTTATTTCGGAGGTAGGTGACCTGTGA
- the cbiT gene encoding precorrin-6Y C5,15-methyltransferase (decarboxylating) subunit CbiT, which translates to MRVPGIPDEEFIREEKIPMTKEEIRVLALSKSRLFVGARFLDVGSGTGSVTVEAALVVGDKGKVYAIEKEDNAYNLTLKNLEKFNVRNVEVIKGEAPEAIDKVNDILDAVFIGGGSERIKEILDRVDKRLKKGGRVVADAILIETAVNTVSAMEKLGYKTEIIEVIVAKGMKTSKGYAMISRNPVFVIYGEKV; encoded by the coding sequence GTGAGAGTCCCCGGCATCCCTGATGAAGAGTTTATAAGGGAAGAAAAAATCCCGATGACGAAAGAGGAAATAAGGGTTTTAGCACTATCTAAGTCAAGGCTATTTGTAGGGGCGAGGTTTCTGGACGTAGGGAGCGGTACGGGTAGTGTTACAGTGGAAGCGGCATTAGTAGTGGGCGACAAGGGGAAAGTCTATGCTATCGAGAAAGAAGATAACGCGTATAATTTAACGCTTAAAAACCTTGAAAAATTTAACGTAAGAAACGTAGAGGTCATTAAGGGGGAAGCCCCCGAGGCGATAGACAAGGTCAATGACATTTTAGATGCCGTATTCATAGGTGGAGGCTCGGAGAGGATAAAAGAGATCTTAGACCGTGTAGACAAGAGGTTAAAAAAAGGGGGGAGGGTGGTCGCAGATGCCATCCTTATAGAAACGGCGGTAAACACGGTAAGCGCGATGGAAAAACTAGGTTATAAGACCGAAATAATAGAGGTCATAGTAGCTAAAGGGATGAAGACAAGTAAGGGGTATGCTATGATCTCCCGGAACCCCGTGTTCGTAATTTACGGTGAGAAGGTTTGA
- a CDS encoding cobalt-factor II C(20)-methyltransferase — MTKELFVIGLGPGDPELLTVKATKLLRESKTVFVPYSTNTNRSLALNVISPYLSNTAKVVQLGFPMGKEVDQNSLKQLGEVICNNLEEGVNTFVTLGDPSLYSTYYRVSKFLNCVDKVELIPGISSITACACKSNLPLALGNEGIAVVPADRLDLVEQAKGKFDTIIIMKGNVNLDKVSESLKDEYKLIYARRCYLSGEKITPWDLSVYDKDYFSMLIGVKKREDG; from the coding sequence TTGACCAAGGAGTTATTCGTTATCGGTTTAGGTCCCGGAGACCCTGAGCTCCTGACAGTAAAGGCCACCAAACTCCTCAGGGAATCTAAAACGGTATTTGTCCCCTATTCCACTAATACTAACAGGAGTCTAGCGCTAAATGTTATTTCACCTTACCTTAGCAACACGGCTAAAGTAGTACAATTGGGGTTCCCGATGGGTAAGGAAGTCGACCAAAATTCCCTAAAACAACTAGGTGAGGTCATATGCAATAACCTCGAAGAAGGAGTCAACACTTTTGTCACTCTTGGAGACCCGTCCTTATACAGTACGTATTATAGGGTGTCTAAGTTCTTAAACTGTGTGGATAAGGTAGAGCTAATACCCGGTATATCTTCTATTACTGCATGTGCTTGTAAAAGTAACCTCCCGTTAGCTCTAGGTAACGAGGGGATAGCCGTTGTCCCTGCCGATAGGCTTGATTTAGTTGAACAAGCTAAAGGGAAATTTGATACGATAATTATCATGAAAGGGAACGTAAACTTAGACAAAGTTTCCGAGTCCCTTAAGGATGAATATAAACTTATTTATGCGCGTAGGTGTTATTTAAGCGGGGAGAAGATCACACCTTGGGATTTATCTGTCTATGACAAGGATTATTTTTCCATGCTTATAGGGGTGAAAAAACGTGAAGATGGGTAA
- the cobM gene encoding precorrin-4 C(11)-methyltransferase codes for MGKVVFIGAGPGDPELLTVKAKNRLEEADVVLYAGSLVNTEVLKWARKDAEIVNTASLTLEEITDIMIRRAKEGKLIARLKSGDFSIYGALIEEIWALEDAGVPYELVPGITAAIGTASVLGIELTLPKISQTLIITRASGAVPMEGSIKDYAPHLLKGASMAIYTGVQLIDKVVRELKEGGVPDDMPVVVVYKATWPEQKVIKGTVGDIATKVKAEKITKDSMIIVGKIADPSRYKDQIRSSVYDPSHAHSFRPKKDNARKNFI; via the coding sequence ATGGGTAAGGTAGTGTTCATCGGTGCCGGTCCCGGAGACCCAGAGTTATTAACAGTAAAAGCAAAGAACAGGCTAGAAGAGGCTGACGTAGTACTTTATGCCGGTTCTCTGGTTAACACTGAAGTACTAAAGTGGGCTAGGAAAGACGCCGAAATTGTAAACACCGCTAGCTTAACTTTAGAGGAAATAACGGACATAATGATTAGGAGGGCTAAAGAAGGCAAGTTAATAGCGAGGTTAAAATCAGGGGACTTCTCTATTTACGGTGCGCTAATAGAGGAGATCTGGGCTTTAGAAGATGCAGGTGTACCCTATGAACTAGTCCCCGGGATAACAGCTGCAATAGGTACGGCCAGTGTGTTAGGTATTGAGTTAACGCTTCCTAAAATTTCGCAGACCCTGATAATAACTAGAGCATCAGGTGCCGTCCCAATGGAAGGTTCAATAAAAGATTACGCACCCCATTTACTTAAGGGCGCTTCTATGGCAATTTACACCGGAGTCCAATTGATCGATAAAGTGGTCAGAGAATTGAAGGAAGGAGGGGTGCCAGATGACATGCCGGTGGTAGTTGTTTACAAAGCTACATGGCCCGAACAAAAGGTTATCAAAGGGACGGTCGGTGATATTGCAACGAAGGTGAAGGCTGAGAAGATAACTAAAGACAGCATGATAATAGTAGGTAAAATTGCTGATCCATCGAGGTATAAAGACCAGATAAGGTCTAGTGTGTACGATCCCTCTCACGCCCATTCCTTTAGACCAAAGAAAGATAATGCTAGGAAGAATTTTATATAG
- a CDS encoding DUF1059 domain-containing protein — translation MKIYLCYYVNFMLFGKKKYSFSCEDIGMKCGYQVKGASSEDELLQIIKIHAEKAHGLKQINQDLIENIKKNIKKK, via the coding sequence ATGAAGATATACCTCTGTTATTATGTAAATTTTATGCTATTCGGTAAAAAGAAGTACAGCTTTAGCTGTGAAGATATAGGCATGAAATGTGGATATCAAGTCAAAGGAGCCTCAAGTGAAGACGAATTATTACAGATCATTAAGATTCATGCGGAAAAAGCTCACGGATTAAAACAGATAAACCAAGATTTAATAGAAAATATAAAGAAAAATATAAAGAAAAAATAG
- a CDS encoding DUF1059 domain-containing protein: MKYNFSCADIGMNCGYQIKGASSEDELLEELKIHAKMSHGLTSIPADVLDKIKKNIKKSGKYSFSCADVGMKCGFEIVNADTEEELLNELAIHAKLSHNMTSIPQDTLNAIKSKIKVM, from the coding sequence ATGAAATATAACTTCAGCTGTGCGGATATAGGAATGAACTGCGGGTACCAGATCAAGGGTGCATCGAGTGAAGACGAGTTATTGGAAGAATTAAAGATACATGCTAAAATGTCTCACGGGTTAACCTCAATCCCAGCAGACGTATTAGATAAAATAAAGAAAAATATAAAGAAAAGTGGAAAGTACAGTTTTAGCTGTGCTGATGTAGGGATGAAGTGTGGATTCGAGATAGTAAATGCTGATACTGAGGAAGAACTATTAAATGAGTTAGCAATACACGCTAAATTAAGTCATAATATGACTTCAATTCCTCAGGACACCCTAAATGCGATAAAGTCCAAAATAAAAGTCATGTAA
- a CDS encoding SDR family oxidoreductase: protein MKYAIVTGGSRGIGRAIAETLNEEGYKTIILYNSSQEKAKELEEKGIITIKCDVSNRDSVKGAKKEVEKITDKIHVLVNNAGLWYLMPFERFDEDKYEKMLKVNLNGLIYVTYEFLPLLKNAGGSSIINIASNAGIGTAAEGTTFYAITKAGVIILTRRLAFELGKYGIRVNAVAPGWIETDMTIGGKSQEEIEKLRENFRNKTVLHTTGKPEDIAYIVSFLASEKARYITGQVIVADGGRIDNLTHSV from the coding sequence ATGAAGTACGCGATCGTAACTGGGGGGTCTAGGGGGATAGGCAGGGCTATAGCTGAGACTTTGAATGAAGAAGGCTATAAGACAATAATACTTTATAACTCTTCTCAGGAAAAGGCTAAAGAATTAGAAGAAAAAGGAATTATAACAATAAAATGCGATGTCTCAAATAGAGATAGTGTAAAAGGAGCTAAAAAAGAGGTCGAGAAAATAACTGATAAAATCCATGTTTTAGTTAACAACGCTGGGCTATGGTACCTAATGCCGTTCGAGAGGTTCGATGAGGACAAGTATGAAAAAATGTTAAAGGTTAACCTTAATGGATTGATATACGTTACTTATGAATTCCTGCCCCTGCTCAAGAACGCGGGCGGTTCCTCAATTATTAATATTGCATCTAATGCTGGAATAGGGACTGCGGCTGAAGGTACAACGTTTTATGCAATAACTAAAGCTGGGGTCATTATACTTACCAGAAGGCTAGCCTTTGAGTTAGGTAAATATGGTATAAGGGTAAATGCTGTAGCTCCGGGGTGGATAGAGACTGATATGACAATTGGTGGTAAGAGTCAAGAAGAAATAGAGAAATTGAGAGAAAATTTTAGAAATAAGACAGTCCTCCATACTACAGGTAAACCTGAGGATATAGCTTACATAGTTTCCTTCTTAGCATCAGAAAAGGCAAGATATATTACCGGACAAGTCATCGTAGCCGATGGGGGTAGAATAGACAATTTAACCCACTCAGTTTAG
- the tsaA gene encoding tRNA (N6-threonylcarbamoyladenosine(37)-N6)-methyltransferase TrmO, whose amino-acid sequence MDCCFKYIGYVRREDNSASRDNLVKVIINEEFEDGLIGIEEFSHLIIIYHLHQATFDGRVKRVRDGKEIGVFATRSQFRPNPIGISVVSLIRREGNVLIVKGINAIDGTPVLDIKPYDTWDRVDSPKVPHWHNGGK is encoded by the coding sequence GTGGATTGCTGTTTTAAGTATATAGGCTATGTTAGAAGAGAAGATAATTCAGCCAGTAGGGACAATTTAGTAAAAGTTATAATTAACGAAGAATTTGAAGACGGGCTAATAGGAATAGAGGAATTTTCCCACCTAATAATAATTTACCACTTACATCAGGCTACTTTTGACGGTAGGGTAAAGAGGGTTAGGGATGGTAAAGAAATAGGTGTCTTTGCTACGCGTTCCCAATTCAGACCTAACCCCATAGGTATATCTGTAGTATCCCTCATAAGGAGAGAAGGAAACGTGTTGATAGTCAAGGGGATTAACGCAATCGATGGGACTCCAGTATTAGACATTAAACCCTATGATACGTGGGATAGGGTTGACAGTCCTAAGGTCCCTCATTGGCATAATGGGGGAAAGTAA
- a CDS encoding DUF973 family protein — protein MAKYCRKCKVTLPDNYTTCPHCNGQLIPIPDFLAPFITLYRNPLVLKLINSTIEQHRWGFTLSLTFYINRSMSISGVQLLLNNVISTEVNPRVLNVGVNSISITFRLPFPQTNMIPIRIYFSTGEYIDIKLGIVGYTTPQPVPFNNRPQPFTPSLPSIDQWDPKLWVGKNIGVYNIISVIGEGGTSYILKGVYENTSYAIKVLKLGSSNRGTTIVKGYYYDLQVEASNLIALSNSKYTVKIYAVNIDQNLIKEILKGNRELYLRDPPRLIMELMEGGTVMDLFNNPNVRYSSFWRKIVYSIIAESSLALDHIHKQGYVHLDIKPQNIFISKPLGKTGEEVYNRIRGMIRIGDLGSASRIGGSIKQLTVEYAPPDQLENAVSGKGADPSMDIFALGVVTYLLLTGKNDRPDMTLLNEGVDYYVKSEVGRALAKAKEAKYYLCKWGISIPMIEKEVFHVINNMLSCDPRSRPKASEVYSVFSRYI, from the coding sequence ATGGCAAAATATTGTAGGAAGTGTAAAGTAACATTACCAGATAATTACACCACTTGCCCGCACTGTAATGGTCAATTAATTCCCATTCCAGACTTCTTGGCCCCATTTATTACTTTATATAGAAACCCTTTAGTTCTAAAGCTAATCAACAGTACCATAGAGCAACACAGATGGGGGTTTACGTTATCCCTAACATTTTACATTAATAGGTCTATGAGCATAAGTGGTGTACAACTCCTCCTCAATAACGTCATATCTACTGAAGTTAATCCAAGAGTATTAAACGTTGGAGTAAACAGCATTTCAATTACCTTCAGGTTACCTTTTCCTCAGACAAATATGATCCCTATTAGAATATATTTTTCCACTGGTGAATATATTGATATCAAACTAGGAATAGTCGGGTACACTACACCTCAGCCCGTTCCCTTTAATAACCGCCCCCAACCATTTACACCCTCCCTCCCTAGCATAGACCAATGGGATCCTAAATTATGGGTAGGAAAGAATATAGGAGTGTATAACATAATTTCAGTAATAGGAGAAGGTGGGACGAGCTATATACTTAAGGGAGTATATGAGAATACGTCTTACGCAATAAAGGTCTTAAAATTAGGTTCCAGTAATAGGGGTACGACTATAGTTAAAGGTTATTATTACGATCTACAAGTAGAAGCCTCTAACCTCATAGCCCTCTCCAACAGTAAGTATACTGTAAAGATCTATGCTGTAAATATAGATCAGAATTTGATTAAAGAGATCTTGAAGGGCAATAGAGAGCTCTACTTGAGGGATCCGCCCCGATTAATAATGGAATTAATGGAAGGGGGGACTGTTATGGACCTCTTTAATAACCCCAACGTTAGATATTCTTCCTTCTGGAGAAAGATCGTGTACTCCATTATCGCTGAAAGTTCACTCGCTTTGGACCACATACACAAGCAAGGTTATGTCCATTTGGACATAAAACCCCAGAACATTTTCATTTCTAAGCCCTTAGGGAAGACCGGGGAAGAGGTTTACAATAGAATTAGAGGTATGATCAGGATAGGAGATCTAGGAAGTGCTAGTAGAATAGGCGGAAGTATAAAACAGTTGACCGTCGAATATGCACCCCCAGACCAATTAGAAAATGCTGTGAGCGGAAAGGGTGCCGACCCTTCAATGGACATATTTGCTTTAGGTGTTGTTACGTATTTGCTCCTTACCGGAAAGAATGACAGACCTGATATGACTCTTCTCAATGAGGGAGTGGACTACTACGTTAAAAGCGAAGTGGGGAGAGCGTTAGCTAAGGCAAAAGAGGCTAAATATTACTTGTGTAAGTGGGGTATTTCTATACCTATGATAGAGAAAGAGGTCTTTCACGTCATAAACAATATGCTGTCTTGCGACCCTAGATCAAGACCTAAAGCCAGCGAGGTGTATTCGGTCTTTTCTAGATATATCTAA
- a CDS encoding MFS transporter: MIKYKDTRWMWLVLPFNASTGSLSTLITLQILTLGGNALDVSFALSLSNAVLIPSSLFWGFMADRMDRKKQILISMGGTSASLLLMPLANSIPLLAINYSLITFMSTASTTPFNLLVMESAEKKHWGQLFSRFSFLSSMGMLTSLILSTILVVFLKIYEIEEILGIIALATLIAGIKLIPRPILTFERVAILHHKESFLTRMRHLPMMFLHIPNPHSFKIFSWRRIKTKPTNYIPLLYLGIVTFYISSGIFNTVYPAGLYVKGLDKSGVLTVITVGMVFQIIGFKVSGLLLEKAEEKKIAYLSLLLRGLSYSVLGVFAQVFFGLPIFISGLIFYPLAAGIAYSLFYSSSTTLVFKIVGERSQGKGLGVYSTVVGVSLFLGSLLSGYFTHYIGYGVDFMIAGSLLVIDAILFKYLEEG; this comes from the coding sequence ATGATAAAGTACAAAGACACAAGGTGGATGTGGCTAGTATTACCTTTTAACGCTTCTACCGGTTCCTTGTCAACTCTCATAACCCTCCAAATATTAACTTTAGGAGGAAACGCTTTAGACGTGTCCTTTGCCTTGTCATTAAGCAATGCAGTGCTAATCCCCTCGTCCTTGTTTTGGGGTTTTATGGCTGACAGGATGGACAGAAAGAAACAGATACTCATCAGTATGGGCGGTACTTCGGCGTCATTGTTACTTATGCCTTTAGCTAACTCGATCCCACTACTAGCCATTAATTACTCTCTAATCACTTTTATGAGCACAGCGTCTACGACTCCTTTTAACTTACTAGTGATGGAGTCTGCAGAAAAGAAACACTGGGGACAGCTCTTTTCAAGGTTCTCTTTCTTATCCTCGATGGGTATGCTAACCAGCCTTATCTTGTCTACAATTCTAGTAGTTTTTCTAAAGATCTATGAAATAGAAGAAATACTAGGTATAATAGCCTTAGCTACTCTGATCGCAGGAATAAAGCTCATACCGAGACCTATACTCACGTTCGAAAGAGTGGCTATCCTACACCATAAAGAATCATTTCTCACCAGGATGAGGCACCTGCCCATGATGTTTCTACATATACCCAACCCGCATTCTTTTAAGATATTTTCGTGGAGAAGAATTAAGACAAAGCCCACGAATTATATACCTTTACTCTACCTAGGTATTGTAACTTTTTACATAAGTAGCGGTATATTTAACACTGTATACCCTGCAGGTCTCTATGTTAAAGGCTTGGATAAATCCGGAGTACTAACAGTCATCACGGTAGGTATGGTCTTTCAAATCATAGGTTTTAAGGTGTCTGGGCTACTACTTGAAAAAGCCGAGGAAAAAAAGATAGCTTATCTATCCCTTTTACTCAGGGGCTTATCATACTCCGTATTGGGCGTTTTTGCACAAGTATTTTTCGGTTTACCTATTTTCATTTCAGGCTTGATCTTCTACCCTCTAGCAGCAGGTATTGCATATTCCCTGTTCTATTCCTCGTCTACGACCCTAGTGTTTAAGATAGTAGGTGAGAGAAGCCAAGGAAAAGGATTGGGTGTTTATAGTACTGTGGTTGGGGTCTCACTTTTCTTAGGCTCTTTGCTATCTGGGTATTTTACGCACTATATTGGTTACGGAGTTGATTTCATGATAGCGGGGTCGTTGCTCGTTATTGACGCTATTTTGTTCAAGTATCTTGAAGAAGGTTGA
- a CDS encoding SMP-30/gluconolactonase/LRE family protein gives MKKVVDNKGRLYEGPVWYRDTLYFVDILRGEIHSLRHGKHEIMKKIGSYVSSLQPYKKGGLIVTSGRGFYHVIGDDIRLIYEVRDWDSRNRFNDGKCDAMGRYWVGTMNLEEKYPTGALFVLDKHLQLRKVLEGVTISNGLGWNIDNTKMYYIDSPTKKVFEFAFNLTSGEIRDRKVLVDLTRYDGVPDGMTVDSEGYLWVALYGGGRVLRISPKGEIVGEIRVPASHTTSVTFGGPDLKTLFITTANDEPDGGYVYAVESDVKGTETFECDV, from the coding sequence ATCAAGAAAGTGGTTGATAATAAAGGGAGGCTCTACGAAGGGCCGGTTTGGTACAGAGATACCTTATACTTTGTGGATATCTTAAGGGGAGAAATCCACAGTTTACGTCACGGTAAACATGAAATAATGAAAAAGATTGGCTCATACGTTAGCTCGCTACAACCGTACAAAAAAGGGGGACTGATAGTAACATCAGGTAGGGGGTTTTATCACGTAATAGGAGACGATATAAGGCTAATATATGAAGTTAGGGACTGGGATAGCCGGAACAGGTTTAACGACGGGAAATGTGACGCGATGGGGAGGTATTGGGTAGGGACTATGAACCTAGAGGAAAAATACCCTACCGGTGCGCTTTTCGTGCTGGACAAACACTTACAACTTAGGAAAGTACTAGAGGGTGTCACAATATCCAACGGCTTAGGTTGGAACATAGATAATACTAAAATGTATTATATTGATTCGCCTACCAAGAAGGTATTTGAATTCGCATTTAACTTGACCTCCGGCGAGATAAGAGATAGAAAGGTCTTAGTAGACCTGACTAGATACGATGGTGTACCGGATGGGATGACAGTCGACTCAGAGGGGTATTTATGGGTAGCGCTATACGGAGGAGGTAGAGTCCTAAGGATAAGCCCTAAGGGAGAGATAGTAGGAGAAATTAGAGTCCCGGCGTCTCATACGACGTCTGTAACTTTCGGCGGTCCAGATTTAAAGACCTTGTTCATCACGACTGCTAACGATGAGCCTGACGGAGGGTATGTATATGCTGTGGAAAGTGATGTAAAAGGGACGGAGACGTTTGAATGTGATGTGTAA